gtGGTATGAGTAGGTTGAGGTTGGGTGGTTTCAGGTGTAGGTGTAGGTGTAGGTTCGGTTTGTTTTTGagtaggggtaggttcgggtgctttttgggtttcggttgctggtggaggttcggttgcatcggtatgaacccccgtatcagatacgttggttgtaacctttgcagtggatGTTGTTGTAGCATCGGTGAAAATAGGTGGTGGCATAGGGATTGAGGTGTTTGGAATGttggtaaaggggtttatggtaggaatggaagtaggaattgtttgagtaggagagggaattggagaagtatGGATTTGCATTTCgggggtaggtgatctgggtggtgtattgccccttggaggtgtgttgtctcttggagagtcatcagaatccgaactcccaccctccgactcacttgaagaggaagcgataatcagctttcgctttggttgtgtctttcgcctcttctgctgTGGGGACTAAGCAGCTTTAGTGGGTTTCCTCTtcctaggagaagggcctttagcccctttggccacctgtttccctttgtcTACCTTCTTGCCTCTAGGAACAGGTTTATCGGCATCGtgaattgatttcagcatctctggcgtgagatccctcggaccagaccgCTGGAACTCTTTgtaggtccggatgatcctgctgttagctggaacatcagcgtacatggtttccggaatggaaccattgaatgGGAATTTTgaagcatctgagacgatgatcttcgtggtatgaaaggtaccaatcgaagacatcggtgcgccgGCGACAGTGGGGATGCTGTACTTGTCCATGACCCACTTCGTAATCAGGGTCCAAAACCTAGCATACGACACCtctgaatgccgtgaagaagaagataaactatggatgagttgttgccagagaacaaacccatagtcgaCATTAATGCCGTTGTAGACCCCATATAAGATGGACAGGAACAGTCGACTGGAACCATCTGAACCAGAGCTCCTTTCAAAGAGACCTTTGAAGagcacagtgaacatcccgttccactgtggcggcaagcatgactttttgaacttggcgacggaagtaagcacctccgtgtatcccatattgtagaacatattgaACAGGTGCCCCATGGGAATTGTCTCTGGATTAACCCTCGTTggatcagcttcaaaccctaacagagaGCAAAATCGTTGCTTGGAGATAGACGCTTTATGATGAGAAACGTcaaagaagatcctatcgaccactttgtcgtaatgagcagtcacATAGATCTGCGACAGGAATTCCACGGGCACTAATTCCACCCGTGATAGTGCAGGAGCAattggcgaatacttcaagcactcgatgatagcaaacatgtaggaatcatagacATGAGGGGTTAGATCGATAATGAGGCATTGTTGAGGGCAAATGGGAAGAATGTGGGAAGTGGCGTGCAcagaggatgaatctgccattgttgaagagagtgaagaagatgatgaacagttagggttcagggaattcttgcgctctgggattcttgattgcagtaaagaggtaaatggtagatgaTGCCGCCTTTTATActagggtttaaggagagagaaaaatcttcccaaatcttctatcgaaatacgaagggtttttccggaatttgactgatgcgtgacagttacggtaagcgatgatcacgcatgagagagagtgtcagattccttagaacatgcctcccatcaagcgccgtttggatagaaaccgtttcagattcacacgcgccgtTTCTGTGCTTTTTAGAgaagaaccgtttcaaattcgcacacgcgtctgcgacgtcatttggagattggacgtttcaaattcgcatgctttccctttttaccgccgtttgaaatttaatcaattagactcccgcctgagtcagcaacccttcatcttatccctataacgacatcttttgaataaaacgcccacgtggattaaaattgacCACAGCAATTAATCAACCACTAATCCAATGAAAAAGCTTGTAATTATTAGaaccaaaattttggaaaatcaaagattttcgtgcttagggtgtaaaagaaaaagaaataaaacaaatctttttaagaaaaattgtgatgtcaataaagacacgaaacaaatgattccgagcacgaatctcttccttcaaagtcaagagagactttaaagtgtaaATGTGGTTTCACGtagaataacgatcaaacaccttttaagaagtgttgaaaggcttcttttaattaagctTTTTAGAGTGgcttagctttgattcaacagtcctaatcttgaaataagttagaaagtgaacaaagtacttgtgagaccggtgtagtctattgaacaagtaggtttgaaataatttttaAAGTGGCTtgtaaatataaaatctcaacaaaaattaaaaactggatcccaagggaagaaatgttatggtttttaacaatttcataggaatcacacaaaagaaaattttgagacttcatgaagatacgtccgtcaattcattagtgaaaacttagagcaaattaattgttcactgtcaattcatattgggtattgaattttgggtttcactcagctcgtagtggcacgaaactaagatcataaacgcagtttttgagtaaccataaacctcagtggtaatttctgagagtctcaagggttacgtttgtgaaacgaatttaatggagaaatgcaatggagatgatgtaagaaattaaagtacctctgctataaaaataggaccaagcagaaaactcttatctcatgtgagaagagagttaggtagctcacgattacaataaatgtgatagcctaattgggaagacaaagtttgtatataccaagtcattaaagctattattcagaatctgatgaggctttgggcacatacagcagcatacttctagggacacttaactaatgcaACCATTTCCCCAcacaaataaagtaaaaaaaaataaagaacaaaatatttttggagttttgataataaaaaatataaaaagaataataataaaaataataataataataataataataataataataaaaataagactaaaaaggaagaaaaaaaataaaaaaaaaactttggaaccgaacccgagcgttcggttgacttcggttttgaaaaattttgaaaaaccgaacccgagcgttcggttgatttcggttttgaaaaattttgaaaaaccgaacccgagcgttcggttggtttcggttttgaaaaattttggaaaaccaatgaacttagactttcaaaaaggaaatactttagacaatgaaataaataaattttacaccaatgaaataaataaattttacaccaattgtacatgaaatttacaaccaagaaaactacctttagtGGATGAGCGAGAGGCAGATGatccaaccgaacccgaacgttcggtctatttcgcttcttatgtttgtgattgagaggtagtttgtggtactgactctgattccatcattcctagcccttgtagaattttgttgaacgacgcttcaggaagggctttggtgaagacatcagccagttgatcagtggttctaactaagtgaatttcaacgtttccatcttccacatgatctttaatgaagtgatacctcagtgctatgtgcttagtcttggagtgttgcactgggttatgacaaatcctaattgcactttcagagttgcAATATAGtgagatctttttcatattgagtccatagtctctgagttgactctggatccaaatcacttgagaagtacagaatgcagctgcaatgtattctgcttcagctgtagacaaagagacacacgtttgtttctttgattgccagctaaccaacttcccgtcaaggaattggcagccgcctgtggtgcttttcctgtctaatccacaacctccaagatctgcatctgagtaggcctgaacgaagaagcccgagttggatggataccatagacctaaagaggtagttcgcttgagatatcgtagaatgttctttactgcaagcatgtggggttcgcgtgggttcgcctgaaatctagcacagtaacaaatagagaacattatgtcaggcctgctagcagtaagatacatcagagaaccgatcatctggcgataaagcgtaatatcaactgctagtttatccaaggatggagtgagcttgatGCCGAACGCCATTgaaactttgacctttgaatctcccatcatgccaaatttttctagaagagtcttcgtgtaagcttcctgattgataaagatgtcttcgggtccctgtctaatatttaaaccaaggaaaaagttaattggacccattgagctcatttcaaatttagtctccatcagctttctgaattcaaccgttaagctgggattcgtagagccaaagatgatatcatcgacgtaaatttgaacaatcataaggtggttaccttccttcttacgaaagaaggttgggtcaaccgaaccttgtttgaatttcgacatctttaaaaactttgtcagcgtttcataccaggctctcggagcttgtttcggtccatatacggctttgtccaaaatataacaatgattaggatacctttcatttacgaatccaggaggttgctccacgtacactgtttcttcgagttcaccattgagaaatgcacacttaacgtccatttggtagacttcaaagtttttgtgtgcagcataggcaagaaagattctaactgattccagcctagcaacaagagcgaaagtctcttcatagtcaattccttcctcctgacagtatcctttcacaacaAGAtgagctttgtttcgtatcacgttcccttctttgtccattttgttccggaagacccatttgagaccaacaactgaggcatctggaggagttggaattagtcgccaaactttgttcctttcgaattcattcagttcgtcttgcatagcttgaacccaatcggagtgatcaagagcagagttaactgtctttggttcaacttttgagacgaaggagttgaacatacagaattctacttgtGAAAACaaagaagtttgttttgccttgagttgtgatcgggttagaaccttttcagatacatccccAACGACTTGAGtgacaggatgatctctagtccatttgacgagaggagggtagtttggatcaaaggatggatccaattcagcgtttatcatctcttctggttcggatggactttcatcgtcataaagcatatcggcatgctccccctcgatagataagctttcaggaatgtcttgagtatcttgagctacagaggtttcttgtggtgctgagctttcaggtgttgatgcaccttcgggtagtGAGGTACTTTCGGTTGGTGTAGTACTTTCGGTTGATAAAGTGCGCtcgggagcagcttgagaactgttctccccctcaacatgtgagctcggctgtgatgatgatggtggatcctccccctcgactgaagcattgtgttgtggagggtcgtcagaacttgatcctccttcattcattctctttgcagcatCATTGATAAGTTGCCTCagatgatctaccttgttgtcagctgcgttggcttctgagagagttgccttttctggttcatcaaataactcaacgTACTTCTCAAAGAGGTTTGCAATAGAGgcggtgacttggccagtttgaggaaaaatttctccagttgtgtcttcgttggcctttagctttttgacatagctatcatcaaaagtcacgtaataagtttcttctattttcctcgagcgcttgtttaataccctgtacgctttagaagttagagaatatcccttcgtcggctttgacatcaaacttgttgcggtgttctttggaattgaaaatgaaacaccgtgaaccgaacacatggaaaaacttgacatttggcttcctgttgttgatgatctcataaggagtgagagtgaagcgcttattgagatatgacctgttctgtgtaaaacaagcagcagaaatagcatcagcccaaaaatataaaggtaaggaagcgaaacttagcatagttcgggccgcttcacacaaagatcggtttcgtctttcgacaattccgttttgttgaggagtgtagggagccgagaagttatgactggttcccttttcggccaagaattcttcaaattctttatttttgaactccagcccattatcgctcctgatgttgcgaacgactttcttcaactGTACTTCAACCTGTTTAATGAACGTCTTTAGtttgagagtcgcttcagatttttgcttgagaaagaacactcatgtaaaacgcgaaaagtcatcaacaataacaagaatgtacttgctaccaccgatactttcgatagatgatggaccacacaaatcaatatgaagtaactcgagtggttcaacaactttagtgtttattatagatggatgactttgacgactctgcttccccatttcacatgcagcacacaaatgttctctatcgtacttgagcaatggaagacctcgaacatgacctccagtgacaagtttattgatgtctttaaagttgagatgagagagccttcggtgccataaccagctttcgttagattgtgctttggataacagacagatagctgggttccctttgataggtttgaggttcaggggaaacatctcacctttacgctccgatttgagaataactcttttcgtcttcttctcaatgatttcagagccctcatcgtcgaatgaaactttgagatcGGTACCTCCAAcgagttgagatacactgatgaagttgtgttgtaatccttccacatatgcaacctttcgtatcgtgaaatcaccgtttgtaatcatttcatagccttttatggtgccgaaggagttgttcccgaacttgacatttccaccgtttgaaagagacctgtattctcttagctcttccttccttcttgtcatgtgacgcgagcagccactatcaatgtactattcttcgtcaaactgctcgtcactgataaccttcttgatcagttcatcaagctcgttgaactgtacgctgagcggttttgcagtaaagcacaagtcctctcacTCCTTTGCGTCTTCAATCCCACCAtccgtgttgtatcccctcatctgagaaacgtcggacaccatcaagcattttccaccactgctctcttctttcgccacataagcctttccatgagaaggcttccttacttcatcatcttcagagtcggttgaccagacctccacgccaccgaactcatcatctgctaccgaaccctgcacaattaaagcattcatagaagggttagcagtagatttcttctttctgatttcatccagctttttcagcaacaaagcttcttcatccttttcatcatccttttctgccattttcttgaggacgcaatcttttacatagtggttctttcccccacagtaatagcagctcactcccgaatctccttcagctttcggttccttccttgattcttctgccttcggttcatctttgaccttttcagaactataactcccctgccaatttcggttcttgtttgtggggaatctcttcttgatgaacctcttggggttggaCACCATCATAACATAGTCTTTAGaagtgaggtcatactcctccaagttgaggtcttcttcttccatcactgctttgcttttggacaggagggccaacgaacctaggcttgaaactacatttttctcctgtaacacgatcctttcttgggatttcaggatgcccaccagtttcgccaaagaataggatttgaattgctcatgcgctttaactgtggacactactgctctccactcagatctgagacagTTCAAAAacataaccttctgctcaattagcttcctttcaatgtcatgtttaatcatcttgctaagaagatgattgaagcgatcgaacgtttgcgtCACAATCTCTTCGGCTCCCTgtttgaattcaccaaattcggacaagagtaagatttgaatagaatgttcaagatcttcgtctgtagagtataattctcgtagcctgtcccatatttcttttgcagtcGTACATGAACTCACCAGTCTGAAAGTAttggattgaagagcgaatctgattaatctcaatgctttgatattgcactgaaatttatctttttcgtcttgagaaatatctttaacgtctttcaaaagatcattatactccttttgagttttaataatctttgaagttgttgaatgagaaaagggtccagatatgattgcttcccagatgaggtatccattgtcctcagatcctataacatagtcttcaaagtgatgtgcccagacttcataatcatgggtgtataggatgagaatcttcgttgttgatccaatgttgttcgaaatattaatgggattagattgcgactcgtccatgtttgatcgaataacctgttaaaagatcagacttatAATATaatagattagggcaaaacaataaatatcgagttacgtcaattatgggatgacggctcaataaatatcagtaaatgcggaataaccctaatcgaaacctttttcacagaaaagaagtgtatgatttacacagcctcctgctctgataccaattgatgagttaaaaactaacttgaagatcgattagatctttaaaacaggtaaaataataaacgagtaaacggcaagaacacaataatggatcaaagagtgtcgaatgattaatcaataatcctcagcagagcttgataaagaacttctactgtagaggatttagggtttacaagaacgatgaagtaaTAATCTGTGATCTATCGTAAATACTATTgtcttctagatcgttaacctaatatgcatgcaagcacattaatttatactaaaccctatcagctcacggttggacaggcccaaaccggagtaacaaaacttggactattaaccgaacccaatggacgcaatacatcaaaaagcTACGCTATGCTACCCAACAAAAACAAATTTCATAAACATTCATCAGTTTTTTTACAACATTCATCAGTTTTGACAATATTCTTCAGTTTTGACAATATTATATCTTCTTTCCATCTCCCCAAGTGTAATGTAATTTTCtcaaatattatttaaacatcatttatcttaatggagaaaaaaaaaacaaaacagggCCATTTGCTTATTTGCGCATTTCTCAAATATTGTCCTTAATAATCTATTGATGCAGAAAAATCATTTGGAAAAACCTGAGAGCAACTCTGAACAACAAATTCACAAAAATGCCCATCAATTTCTATTTTGATTTACTATCTACACTTAATTTTTCTCATAAGCTAAGACAACATATTAATACTCTTTATGACAATGGGTGGATTTATATTATCAAATTAGAGACTTTCAGCATTCCCTATGCCTTCATATATGCACATCAACTTCTTGAACTTTTTTATAGACATTTGACCTCAATTACACAATCTTCAACCATATCTCCATTAATCCATTTAAGTCGAAATGTTTAAATAAAAACAGCATGTATATTCAGGAAAATGTAATGGGCATAATAAATCTAGATGCTATCATAAATTACAGGGGGGGATATGGAGTTTTTAAGAGATTCATACTGGTATGAAAAGCAGCTCTCTTTATGTTCAATGTGAACAAATCCTTGCATTCTATCAACATCATTAACTTCCTTTCTTCACAAAAAATACGACACCATGATCCATAGCTCTCAATAACCATAAATCTGTGAGATGTTATTAAGTAATTTCATATTCAGGTGTACCAATCTTCAGCTTCATCATCACTATCTGATAAGtaatcatcttcttcatcttcatcttcatcttctcctTCAGAAAAAGCTGAAATCTTTGACTGATTGAATCCACTCCTTTTTGCTACTAATTCATCTAAAATACCATCTAAAGGTCCGATATTTTCATCCATATCCCCATCAAAACTGGAAACAAACACACCATTGTCGACATCATCCAAAAATTCATCGCTTCTGGTTCTTAGAACCAAATCCTCTTCTGTAATCTCCCCATTCTCGACCCTATTCCATGGAACCCACAAATCCGCTTGTCTCCCCAATGCTCTGTCCCAATCACCAACAACCACCGTCCCCAAATTTGAAGCTTTAGCTCTTCTTAACATCTCAGAGAAATCAGAATCATCGGAAACCAACACTAACCAGTCAATTCCTCGACTCATGGAATGTTGCATTTGTCTCTTCAATGCCCAATCCGCCGCCTGAGGCTTATCCTCCACCGTCTTCACGAAAACCCCCGCCCTTCTAAGCTCCGCTGCCAATCCGTACCCAGTTTTGGGCGTAACTAGGGTTCTAGCAGCCTCCGTGTACTTGTGATTTCCGGTGATAAACCTCTCCTTGAACCGCTGTCGTTTCTTCCCCTTCAAGGATTTCATTCTGTTCATCTTCTTTTCTCTTTCTCGCATGTGTAATTGTTTGAAGTGTTTCTTTAGGTCTAGATTTGTTTTACATTTGCGGCCGCAGACACCGCAGAGATAGGGTTCGGATGGGGTAGCGACGCCCTTACGCTCAAGGATGTCGAGACGGCGTTGATCACGGCGTTGCTCGACGACCCAGTGTGGGAGGTGGATGAAGGCGTGGCGGTTAGCGTAGGCGGAGACGTCAACGAGTTCACCGAAATGATTGGCAATGTTTTTGAGAGCCATGGCGGCATCGTAAGGAGGGCCTCGCGGGGGCTTGTTGTCGAGGTCCCACAAGATTACGACTTTTTTAGGTTTGGCGGCGAAGACTCCTTCCTTTGTCTGGACCATGTCGATTTCGGACATGGAAGCGGGGGAAGCTGGGTGGTCGGAGGCGGAAGAAGGTGTAATTGAGCGGCGACATTGGCGgaaagtggtggtggtggtgaatttGAAGGAGTATAAAGGGAGCTGGTGAGAACGAGGGGAAAGAGGAGGGGGTGGGGAATTGAGACTGAGAGTGAGGGTTTCGATGGATTTGCAGAGTAAATTCATTTGATCAGTTGGAAAGGATAAGGTAATTGGGAATTTTGAGATGAACACGATGGAACAATTTCATGGACGGAATATTTCGGGTATCATTCCGCCCGTTAATTCAAAAGGGTAAGAGTGATTTCGGATATGGTAACTTAAACGAAGTGAATGttcgatgaactgatcataaaCCGTTTGGTGGAAAGTTGGTTTACGTTCgcttatttaataaatgaacgaacatgaatacAAATTCTCGTTTgtttagttaaacgaacgaacatgaacaatgatCACGTTCGTTCAATTATGTTCGTTTACCTCCGTTTATGTTCGTTcattttatgttcatatatgtttaattttcattgtatttgattacattactatattatattatatgttacttatatttatttatctatGTTTGTTTATGTTAATGTATGTTACTTATATTTATTTGTCTACgtttgtttatgtttgtttgtttatgttcgtttatgctgttcacgaacataaatgaacgaacatgaacaatgtaaATTTTTAAACGAATGAACATAAACAAGAAAATTTGTTCGTTTATTCATTCGTGTCTGTTTAGTTTTTCGgctaacttaaacgaacgaacGTGAACACGCCATTGTTTGTGTTTGTTCGGCTTGTTTACAACCCTATTTCGGGGTGTTAGGGATttgtttaaataaaataaaaattattgatTTATTGGTTTTTAGAAACAACTAGGATTTTATCCGTGTTCGTCACAACGACATTAATTCATTTAAGAAGATGAACTCTTTAAGCAGAAGTAGAAATAGTCACGAATCAaaatgtaacgccccgattctcaggtattgaattAATATAAGAATTTTATTGTTTtcaaggttaactcgacgagtcggttgccctactcgtcgagtagcagcgggttggttcgcgagttttagtgacctactcgtcaagtccaataagggactcgacgagtaggatctggcagatgaaaccctaaatttcagggtttTGCGCCCTATTTAAGGATCACTTATCCCCCTTAGCCTCTCTTACTGCTCCCCTCGaattcagaaaccctaattcgtgttgtTCTCTATATTGGTGTGCTTCTTAGCTTGGAAGAGGGATTTTGGTGAGGAAAGGTTTGAAGACCAAGGAGCTTAGAACAAGGAATGGCTGGGGATCTGAAGTCTACCTCAGTTCATCaccatttggaggtatcaagtcgtcACCTTGAGGTTCTTCTAGTTAAACCCCTTTCTATATTGAGTTTTGGGACCATTTTGGGCATTTGGTGTTGCATTTTGAGTAATgaaccaagatctgaagttgcaacttcggATCTAGGCTCATCTTGGCCTTTATCATCATAAAGTCTCAGTCTTTAGCATGTTGGTGAAGCTCTTTTGCCTAGAACCTCTTCTTTAGCTTGTTTTGGGTCATTACCACCttacatgcatgtaaagtttgcaactttacatgataaacatgccttgggtgtcacacccccgaaccagacggcggaaacgtccgggggctgtcgtgactcaattgaataccataacattaaatatatatgaaacataacaacattcgtcaccattcattaatatagtacaaccagtagcgtttacatgaaatacattggttaaacattacattcccaaaaataaattgttcgattcgtacataaataaactgcaagccatcactgaatatgatttcctttgattcactggttccctgagaatacaagtattttgaaaaacgtcaacatatgaaatgttggtgagttcataagtagtttttgaaatccaatgttttgtattgtttgaaaaccaccagaaaatccgatattttctgaaaatagtatagtaaaaaaaaaaggtgtgaagatccataggtatgcttgtttgattttatacttgtaaaaattgt
The genomic region above belongs to Lactuca sativa cultivar Salinas chromosome 4, Lsat_Salinas_v11, whole genome shotgun sequence and contains:
- the LOC111892816 gene encoding uncharacterized protein LOC111892816 is translated as MNLLCKSIETLTLSLNSPPPPLSPRSHQLPLYSFKFTTTTTFRQCRRSITPSSASDHPASPASMSEIDMVQTKEGVFAAKPKKVVILWDLDNKPPRGPPYDAAMALKNIANHFGELVDVSAYANRHAFIHLPHWVVEQRRDQRRLDILERKGVATPSEPYLCGVCGRKCKTNLDLKKHFKQLHMREREKKMNRMKSLKGKKRQRFKERFITGNHKYTEAARTLVTPKTGYGLAAELRRAGVFVKTVEDKPQAADWALKRQMQHSMSRGIDWLVLVSDDSDFSEMLRRAKASNLGTVVVGDWDRALGRQADLWVPWNRVENGEITEEDLVLRTRSDEFLDDVDNGVFVSSFDGDMDENIGPLDGILDELVAKRSGFNQSKISAFSEGEDEDEDEEDDYLSDSDDEAEDWYT